CGGGCTGGTGCCCTGGCGCGGATCGGTCAGCAGGAACTGATGCTCGGAGCCGTCGGGCTGCTCGATATACACCATGACGAGATCGGCATCCGGATGGGTCTTGATCGCGCGCTCGCCGATATTGGCCTGGTAGCGCACGAAGGTCTTCACCATGTCCTCGTACATCGTCTCGATCTCGACGTCGGGGAAATTGGTGAACCCCGGGCTCAGGCGCTCCGGAATGCGGAAGTCGGCCTGCGGACGCCAGAACCCGATATTGTCGTTGATGTCGTCGACATCGGCGAGGACAGGCGTGTTGCGCGGGATGAAGTTGGCGCCGTAGCGGGCGAAGCGCACGACTGAAAGATCGGGTGACAGCGCCGAGACGAAATAGGCGGCACCGACCTTGGCGCCGCTGCCTTCGAAGAAGAACGGCGCATTCTCGCCGCCGAACTTGACATAGGCCGGCCCGGTCGACGGCGCGTGGAACGGTCCCGCGGTGATGCCGCGGTTTTCGTCGAAGAACACCAGCGTGTCGTAGTTCACCTTGCGGTCATTGGTGGTGTCGATCGCGGCGACGCGAATCGAATATTTGACGTCGAGCGTCGCGGCGTTGGTGCAGGTTGCGGTCGCCGCGGTGGAACACGAGAACGTCTCGATCGGCGCCGAAGTCACCAGCACCGGGCTGAACGAGAAATGGCCGGCGGCCTGCAGCGCCGCGACGATGCCCGGATCGGCCGTGAAGTCGCTGCGCGACAGCGAGAAGCCCTGGGCTCCGATGCCGCCGAACGCGCCGAACGGCACTGTGAAGTCGGTCACGCGGGTGGGCTGGGCCGGCTGCACCACGGTCTTGTTGATGGAGATGTCGGCGCCGTCGCCGCCGGGCCACGTCGCGGTGACGACCTTCTTGCCCTGCTGGCGCAGCTGCACCCACAGGGGCTGCGCCGTCGGGTTCGTCGACGGCCCGAGCGGGCTCTCGTTGTAGCCGCCGATCGGCGCTGCGAAGCCGCTGATGCTGCTGGAGATCGGGCCGACGATCGGCTGGAACGTGTTGGAGGGGATGTCGTTATGCACCGCCGTCGAACCGGTCGCGATCGCGATATGCGAGACAGCGGTGAGCGACGGTGACGCCGTCACGTTCTGCAGCGCCACTGCGCCGCGCCGGCTGAGCCGGGCGAGGCCGCCATCGCGCGGCAGCACGCCTTCCTCGATGAATTTCTGGATGAAATCGGGTTTGGCGCCGTCGAGCGAGATCATCACCGCGCGCGGCTTGCGGCCATGATGACCGCCGTCATGGTCTTGATCCTGGTCCTGATCGTGACCGCGGGACTCGCCGATGCCGCGATCGCCATTGTCGCCGTCCTGGCCGGCACGCGCCGGAGTTGCAACGCACGCCAGCGATGCGACAAGCGACATCGCGGACGTCACGGAAACAAACGTCTTCAATTTCATGAGAATGCCCCAACTTCACTGCGCGAATGCACAAACGGAAACCGTTCAGCAATCTTCGGGGGCTTGGCTGACGCGCATGTGACGCGCGCGCGACGACGCAACGACAGTGCGTCGTCGTGTCACAACTGGTGTCTGCATTGCTTCACGCGAAGAACGCGCGCGAACACAACACGCTAGGGCCGATCGACATTCATTGCATCCAGATCATTGCGGCTGCGAGATGGATGAAGCCAGTAAAGTTGCCAGATCGCCTGTCATAACGGGTTGCCAAGCGTCGGAAGTGTTTGAGCTGGCAAAAGCAGCGCTCGATGCGGTTGCGCTGTTTGTAGGCGTCGGCGTCGTGCGGAATGATGATCCTGCGGGTGCGGTTTGACGGGATCACCGCCGTTGCGCCGATTTCCGCGATGATCGCACGCAAGGCGTTGCTGTCATAGGCCTTGTCGGCGAGCACGGCATCGCCGCTCTGGCCGTGGAGCAGTGCGGGCGCCTGGGTGATGTCATTAACTTGCCCAGCCGTGACGATGAAGCGGAGCGGACGGCCGAGCGCATCAGCCAGCATGTGGATCTTGGTGGTCAGTCCGCCTCGGGAACGCCCCAGCGCCTGATCTTTGGCCCCCCTTTTCCGCTCGTCGCCTGCTGGTGGGCGCGAACGATGGTGCTGTCGATCATCAGATACCGGTTGTCGCGATCGGCGGTCAGAGCAGCGAACACGCGCTCCCAGACGCCGGCATGGCACCAGCGGCTGAAGCGCTGATGCACCGTTTTCCACTTGCCGTACCGTTCCGGCAGGTCGCTCCAGTGTGCGCCCGATCGCAAGACCCACAAACATCCGTTGACGAACAGTCGATTGTCCGCAGCCGTCCGTCCCGGGTCGCCAGCTTTCCCCGGCAGCAGTGGCGCAACCCTCGCCCATTGCGCCTCCGTCAGCTCATATCGTTTCGCCGCCACCATCTGCTCCGTGTCTCGAATCACGGAACTCTATGAATCAGCGATCAAACCGCTTGGGAATCCTGAATGTCGATCGGTCCTAGTGCGGTGTCTTCGATTCAACGTGGTGATGTAACGGCTGCATGACGGCCTGCCTCCACAGTCTCGTGGGGCGTGTTCATTCCGATTACGCTGTCTTCTCCGCCGGCGCCTTGCGCTTGGTCCGCTTGATGGTGCCGGAGAAGCTGAACAGCGGCCGCTCGGCCGATGTCAGCATGCCGCGCACGAAGATCAGCGAGCCGCCGGCGCGGGTGACCTCGCCGGTGCATTCGATCAGGTCACCCTCGCGGGCCGCGTCGAGGAATTCGGAGGCGAACGAGACCGTGACGCCGGGGCCCTGGAGCACCGGGGCCGACAGCGCGAACAGGCAGTAATCCGCGAAGGTCATCAGGCAGCCGCCATGGACGTTGCCGGAGCCGTTGAGGTGCTTCGGGCCGACCCGGAACGCGCAGGCGATGCGGCCGTTCTCGTCCATGCGATGGTAGAAGGGGCCGGTATGGGTCTCGAAATTGTCCCGGGTCCAGGTCCGCCAGCCGGCGAATTCGCCCTCGGTTTCGACGTGCAGGTCGGGGCGGCGGTTGAACGCCGTATTGAGTGCGGTCTTGGCGAGTTCGTTCACGAAATCTGGCCTTCAATTATCGGGTTCGGGACCTTAAATCCGATCCATCCCCATTGTGCAAATCCCAGGTGCAAATCCGGGCTGCAAATCCCGGGCCGCGCCCAACCGCCGCAAAGCTCTGGACAGGCCGGAAATGGGCCGTAAAAGGCCTTTTCGCCCCCGTTCGATCTACCTATTAAGGGTCCCATGACCGCGCCCAAGAACGACCCCAAGAACGAGCCTCAAATCACCCCCGAACTCGTCGCCGCCCACGGGCTGAAGCCGGACGAGTACGAGCGCATCCTGAAGCTGATCGGGCGGGTTCCGACCTTCACCGAGCTCGGCATCTTCTCGGCGATGTGGAACGAGCATTGCTCGTACAAGTCGTCCCGGATCCATCTGCGCGGGCTGCCCACCAAGGCGCCCTGGGTGATCCAGGGTCCCGGCGAGAATGCCGGCGTGATCGATATCGGGGACGGCCAGGCCGTGGTCTTCAAGATGGAGAGCCACAACCACCCGAGCTACATCGAGCCCTACCAGGGTGCGACCACCGGCGTCGGCGGCATCCTGCGCGACGTCTTCACCATGGGCGCGCGCCCGATCGCCTGCTTGAACGCGCTGAGCTTCGGCGCGCCCGAGCACCCCAAGACCCGGCATCTGGTGTCCGGCGTGGTCGCGGGCGTCGGCGGCTACGGCAATTCGTTCGGCGTGCCGACGGTCGGCGGCCAAGTGCGCTTCCACACCCGTTATGACGGCAACATCCTGGTCAACGCGATGGCGGTCGGCCTCGCCGATGCCGACAAGATCTTCTACGCGGCGGCTTCCGGCGTGAACATGCCGATCGTCTATCTCGGCTCCAAGACCGGCCGCGACGGCATCCACGGCGCCTCGATGGCCTCGGCCGAATTCGACGACGCCTCCGAGGAGAAGCGTCCGACCGTGCAGGTCGGCGATCCCTTCGCCGAGAAGCTGCTTTTGGAAGCTTGCCTCGAGATCATGGAAAAGGGTTGCGTGATCGCGATCCAGGACATGGGTGCGGCCGGTCTGACCTGCTCGGCGGTCGAGATGGGTGCCAAGGGCGACCTCGGCGTCGAGCTCGACCTCAGCGCGGTGCCGACCCGCGAGACCGGCATGAGCGCCTACGAGATGATGCTCTCGGAGAGCCAGGAGCGCATGCTCATGGTGCTCAAGCCCGAGAAGGAGAAAGAGGCCGAGGCGATCTTCCGCAAATGGGGGCTCGATTTCGCCATCGTCGGCTACACCACGCCGACCAAGCGCTTCGTCGTCAAGCATGGCGGCGACGTGATGGCGGACCTGCCGATCAAGGAGCTCGGCGACGAGGCGCCGGTCTATGACCGTCCGCATGTCGCCTCGAATGCGCTGCCGGTGATCCGAGGCCAGGACGTCAAGCCGCCGCTCGGCATCGCGGAGGCGCTGACCAGGCTGATCGGCACGCCCGAACTGTGCTCGAAGCGCTGGGTCTGGGAGCAGTACGACCACGTCATTCTCGGCAATACCATGCAGCGTCCCGGCGGCGATGCCGCCGTGGTCCGCATCGAGGACGGGCCGAAGGGGCTTGCGCTCACCGTCGACGTCACGCCGCGCTATTGCGAGGCCGATCCGTTCGAGGGCGGCAAGCAGGCGGTCGCCGAAGCCTGGCGCAACATCACCGCGGTCGGCGGCCGGCCGCTCGCGATCACCGACAATCTCAACTTCGGCAATCCGGAGCGGCCCGAGATCATGGGCCAGTTCGTCGGCTGCCTGAAGGGCATTTCAGAAGCCTGCCGCGCGCTGGATTTCCCGGTCGTGTCCGGCAACGTCTCGCTCTACAACGAGACCAACGGCCGCGGCATCCTGCCGACGCCCTCGATCGGCGGCGTCGGCCTGCTCGACGACTTCACCAAGTCAGCGACGCTGGCGTTCAAGGCGGCCGGCGAGGCGATCCTGCTGGTCGGCGACACTCATGGCTGGCTTGGCCAGTCGGTCTACCTGCGTGATGTCTGCGGCCGCGAGGAGGGCGCTCCGCCGCCGGTCGATCTCGCCACCGAGAAGCGCAACGGCGACGTCGTGCGCGGCATGATCCGCGCGGGCACCGCGACCGCGGTGCATGACGTCTCTGACGGCGGGCTCTTGATCGCGCTCGCCGAGATGGCGATCGCAAGCGGCATCGGCGCGCAGCTGCTGGCGGCGCCGTCCTCGATCGTGCCGCATGCCTACTGGTTCGGCGAGGATCAGGCCCGCTACATCGTCACCGTGCCCGCGGCCGAGGCGGGCCTCGTGCTGGCCAAGATGAAGGGCGCCGGCGTGCCCTGCGCGCGCATCGGCACCACCGGCGGGGAGGCGATTGCGGTCGCCGGAGAGCCGCCTGTGACGATCGAAAGCCTGTCCCGCGCCTTCGAGCACTGGCTGCCGAACTACATGCACGGCGCTGCCGCCTGATCCGGATGGATCAGGCACTGCGACGCCGAGCGAACGAAATCTCAATAGAGCGATGAACCCATCATCGCGCTATTTTCTTTTGTCCAGGCGCGATCCCTTAGGATCAAGCGTTAGGTGGCGCCGCGGATCGCGCGCCAGGCAAAGATGATAATCACTGCGCCGATGAAGCCGGCGATGAGATAGCTGAGCCATCCGCCACCGAGCGATACGCCGAGCAGACCCAACAGCCAGTTCGCCAGCGCGGCGCCGACGATGCCGAGGATGATGTTCATGAAGATGCCGGTTCCGGTCTTCATGAACATCTCGGCGAGCCAGCCGGCCAATCCGCCGACGATGATGGCGGCGATCCATCCAACTTGAGGGTCGTTCATGTCAGGACTCCCTGGGGGTCAAGCAGTCCGGCCAGCATAACCGAGAATCACCCGGCGGCATGTGACCAATGGCAGGTTGTGCGCAACTTGCCGGTCGCGACTTGCCGTCAAGCCCGCCGCTTGCGCCGCTGTCGGCGTTCGGCCGCGGTGATCAGGATGCGCGGGCCCGGCGGCGATGGTCGCGGGCCTCGCGCCGTTGCTCTATGCCGACGGCGCCGGCGCGGCCAGCCGCTTCGCCATCGGCATCGTCGTGGTGATGGGGATGCTGATCGGCACGCTGTTCACGCTGTTCGTGTTGCCGACCTTCTACATCCTGATCGCCCGCGACCACCGCGCCGCGGCCGCCCGACGGCTCGAAAGCGTGGCGGCGCCGGGCGAGATCGCGGCATGATTAGAGCACGTATCTTGAGCCGGGAATCTTGCGCAGCACGGCGGTGGCGGCCCAGCTCAGCGCCACGGTGGCGAAGAACGCGATCGCGGCCTTGGCGATCGCCGGCAAATCCATGTCGAACAGCCAGTATTGCAGCCACAGCACGATCGGATAGTGCACCAGGAACATGCCGTAGGCGTCACCCTGCATGCGGTCGAGCAGCGTCGGTCCCGCCGCCTTCGATTGCAGGAAGTAGGCCAGGATCGCGAACAGGATCGAGGCGCTAAACAGCACGTAGAAGGTGCCGTAGGACGCGAGATACCAGCCCGGCAGCGGGTCGGGGTTATCGATGATCCCGCGCTTGATGTAGATCATCACCCACATCAGGCAGTAGGGGACCAGCGTGACGCCGGTCCAGAACCAGCGCCGCTCGGTCAGCCGTCCGTGCGCGCTGAGCAGGCCGTTCTCGAAGTTGGCCGAGCCGATCCCCGCGCCGATGAAGAAATAGGACGCATACAGCAGCACCCGGCTCGCCTGCACCGAGAACGGTCCGAGCTCGAACCAGTAGTTTTGGCCGTAATGGACCAGCATCGGCAGATAGAAGGCGGCACTGACGACGACGAGGAACAGCCAGAACTTCGAGGGACGTTCAAATCCCTTGACCGACAGGCGGTTGATCGGTTCGAGCAGGCGCGACGACACCCGGTACAGCACGCTCGCCGTCAGGTCGAAGGTCATCAGAACCCAGACGAACCAGATCGGGCCGCTCGGCCAGGGCCCGTAGATCATGGTCCTCCGCCAGAATTCGGAGAAGGTCAGCTCCGGCGTCGCACGCAGCGCGATCGCGTAATAGGCGATCGGAATCACGGTGAACGCGCAGATCACGAAGGGCAGGCCAAGCCGCAGCAGCCGGTCGCGCAAGAAGATCAGCCACGGCTTGTTGCCGAGCCCGGGCCACACGAACAGGCCCGACAGGAAGAAGAACATCGCCATGAAGAAGCTGTCGGTGGCGAGCACGATGCAGTCGAAGCCGATCCAGGACGTCGGGTCGGTGTGCCCGAAATAGGTGTAGGGGATCACCGCGTGATGCAGCAGCACGACCAGCGTCAGGAAGGTGCGGGCACGGTCCAGGGCGACATTGCGCTTGTGGAGCTTCGGTGCTGCCTGGACGTCGACGGCCGGAGCCGCGTGAGCAATCGATTTCATGGTGCCCCCAGCCGAGTCTGCACCCGGATGTTGCAATCGGGAACTCGATTCAGCAAGGCCCAATCGTCCCGATTCCGTGGTGTCGAGGTCGGTCATCTCAGTGGATCTGTTTCGTTCTGGAACCGGGGTCGGTAGCTGGCGTTATCGGCGGACGCGCAAGGCGCGCGCGGTTTGTGGAGCAAGCAATGACACTGCTGAAATGGGCGTTGATCTTCCTGGTCGTCTCGATCATCGCGGGCCTGCTCGGCTTCACCGGCATTTCCGCCGCCTCCGCCGACATTGCGCGCTTCCTGTTCTACGTGTTCGTCGTGATCTTCCTGGTGCTGCTGATCCTCGGGCTCACGATATTCAGGGTCTAGCGCCGGTCCGGCCGAACACTCCCGTCGAAATGCCCGGGCCTTGCCCGGGCATTTTCCGTCTTCAGGCTGGTCAGCACGCAATGAAGCGCCGGGCGAGGCCCGGCGCTTGCGGCAGGCGAGACGGTCTAGGCGACTTCCTCGATCTTCACCTTGTCCGGGTAGAAGGCGAGGTGGCCGGCGATCTCGGTCATCGCCGGGAAGGGCTCCTCATAGGTCCAGATCGCGTTGTCCAGCGTCTTGCCATTGGCCTTGATGCTGAAATAGCTCGCATCTCCCTTGTAGGGGCAATGCGTGGTCCGCTCGGTGCGGGTCAACAGCTCCATGTTGGCGTCCTGCCGGGGCACGTATTGCACCGCCGGATAGCTCGCTTCCTTCAGGGTCAGCGCATGGGTGGTGTCGGCGATGACGACGCCGTCGGCGGTGACGCGGATACGCTTGGCGTTGGGCGTGATCGTGATCGGATGGTCGGGGCCGGGGAGCTTCATGATTCTGCGCCTCTTCTGGTCATTTCGGCGTGATGGCTTGTGACCGATTGATGCAGGTTTAAATCGCTGGGAATGGGAATATAGTGTGCCTCGGGATGACCTAGAAGACCTCAGGGGCTGGGTTTTATCTTGGGTTTTGCCCTGGGTTTTATCCTAGATTTCCTTGGCCGAACCGGCCCTGATTCGAATGACCTGACGGAGGTGGACTGGGATGCCGATGGACGCCCGTGATATCGAATCGATGATCAAGGCAGCGATCCCTGATGCCGAGGTGACGATCCGTGATCTGGCCGGCGACGGCGACCACTATGCGGCCACTGTCGTTTCCGAGTCATTCCGCGGCAAGTCCCGCGTCCAGCAGCATCAGATCGTCTACCAATCGCTGAAGGGCCAGATGGGCGGCGTGCTGCACGCGCTGGCCCTGCAGACCGGCGTGCCGGAAGGCTAGTCCCCGGCAACCGGGCGGGGCCCCAAGCGATGGCAGATAATCCGCGCGGCGCGATGTTTCGCGTCATCGTGCCGAACCAGCACAGCCGCGTCACCAATGCCGAGCTGTTCTTCGACCTCGTCTTCGTCTTCGCCGTCACGCAGCTGTCGCATACGCTGCTGCACCACTTCACCCCGATGGGCGCGGTGCAGGTCACGGTGCTCTTCCTCGCGGTGTGGTGGGTGTGGGTCTACACCACCTGGGTCACCAACTGGCTCAATCCCGATCTGACGCCGGTCCGCCTGCTGCTGTTCGTCCTGATGCTGGGCGGGCTGCTGCTGTCGACCTCGATCCCGACCGCCTTCGAGGGCCGCGGGCTGTGGTTTGCCGGGACCTATGCCGCGATGCAGGTCGGCCGCACGGCATTCTGGCTGCTGGCGACGCCGCGGCGCCGGACCGCTGTGCGCCACAACGCCATCCGTATCCTGACCTGGCTGTGCGGCTCGGCCGTGCTCTGGATTCTCGGCGGCTTTGCCGAGCACGAGACGCGGATGTGGCTCTGGATCGCGGCGCTGGCGATCGAATACGTCGCGCCGGCCGTGCGCTTCTGGACCCCAGGACTCGGCTTTTCCTCGATGGAGGCCTGGTCGGTCGAGGGCGGCCACATGGCCGAGCGCTGCGCCGGCTTCATCATCATCGCGCTCGGCGAGGCCATCGTGGTCGACGGTGCGACCTTTGCCGAGCTGACCTGGACGCCGGAGAACGTCGCAGCGTTCATCTCGGCGCTGGTCGGCAGCATCGCGATGTGGTGGATCTATTTCCACAAGGGCGCCGAAGCCGGCTCGGACATGATCTCCAGGTCGGAGGAATCCGGCCGGGTGGCGCGGATCGCCTACACCTATCTGCACATGCCGATCGTCGGCGGCATCATCCTCACCGCGGTCGCCGACGAGCTGGTGCTGAAGCATCCGACCGGCCATTCCGATCTCAAGACGATCGTGAGCTCGGTCGGCGGCCCTGCGCTGTTCCTGGTCGGGACCATCCTGTTCAAATACGTGATCCGCAACTTCCTGCAGCTGTCGCACGGCGTCGGCATCATAGCGCTCGCGATCACGGCTTATTTCGCCGGCGAGATGTCGCCGCTCATGCTCTCGATCGTTACCACTGTGATCATGATCGTGGTCGCAGCGTGGGAATCGATCTCGCTGCGGTCGAGCGGAGAGGAAGAATAGCGCGGCCGCTACCTGCGACCAGCCGTGGCCACGCGGTGCTGCCAATAGACGAATAGGGGTGCGCCGACCACTTCGAGCGCGGTGAAGCCCACGAAGGGCAGCGGCGGGAGGCCGACCATCACCATCGACAGCAGCCTGCCGATGCCGCCGAGGAAGATGCCGCCCCAAACCACCCGAAACAGCACGCCCTCGCTTTCGATCCGCGGCACCAGCCAAAGCAAAGCGAGGCCGAGGCCGAGCCAGACCCCGCCGAAGAAGCGCAGATTGCTGTCGAGTGCCGGCAGCGCCGGAACGCCCGACGAGGCGTAGAGCGGGTCGCTCACGCCGAGCATGGTGATGATGCCGGTCAGGACAGGGACGAGGGCGAGCACCA
This Bradyrhizobium sp. CCBAU 53421 DNA region includes the following protein-coding sequences:
- a CDS encoding alkaline phosphatase family protein is translated as MKLKTFVSVTSAMSLVASLACVATPARAGQDGDNGDRGIGESRGHDQDQDQDHDGGHHGRKPRAVMISLDGAKPDFIQKFIEEGVLPRDGGLARLSRRGAVALQNVTASPSLTAVSHIAIATGSTAVHNDIPSNTFQPIVGPISSSISGFAAPIGGYNESPLGPSTNPTAQPLWVQLRQQGKKVVTATWPGGDGADISINKTVVQPAQPTRVTDFTVPFGAFGGIGAQGFSLSRSDFTADPGIVAALQAAGHFSFSPVLVTSAPIETFSCSTAATATCTNAATLDVKYSIRVAAIDTTNDRKVNYDTLVFFDENRGITAGPFHAPSTGPAYVKFGGENAPFFFEGSGAKVGAAYFVSALSPDLSVVRFARYGANFIPRNTPVLADVDDINDNIGFWRPQADFRIPERLSPGFTNFPDVEIETMYEDMVKTFVRYQANIGERAIKTHPDADLVMVYIEQPDGSEHQFLLTDPRQGTSPTDPNSIGANQDPAKVKRYASYIRFAYQTADKAVKQIADAAGRDSNVVVVSDHGFAPFHTSVNLANILRNAGIDTSKVGIRTSGPAADIYVNLQNRELGGTVDLATYRNLVAQITDAVKNAVDPNARFNYSLRDQRIFTVVETRPLQCDAGTGQCTSKTVGQDYGDVFALMAPGYNFDGIQNPGVARQGDAPFNSATTALSMPNFYGAHGHDPELPVMSATFIAAGPQIRKDTVVRHMRNIDVAPTIMRILGTTPHQVDGEVLSEVLR
- a CDS encoding IS5 family transposase (programmed frameshift) — translated: MVAAKRYELTEAQWARVAPLLPGKAGDPGRTAADNRLFVNGCLWVLRSGAHWSDLPERYGKWKTVHQRFSRWCHAGVWERVFAALTADRDNRYLMIDSTIVRAHQQATSGKGGPKNQALGRSRGGLTTKIHMLADALGRPLRFIVTAGQVNDITQAPALLHGQSGDAVLADKAYDSNALRAIIAEIGATAVIPSNRTRRIIIPHDADAYKQRNRIERCFCQLKHFRRLATRYDRRSGNFTGFIHLAAAMIWMQ
- a CDS encoding PaaI family thioesterase; amino-acid sequence: MNELAKTALNTAFNRRPDLHVETEGEFAGWRTWTRDNFETHTGPFYHRMDENGRIACAFRVGPKHLNGSGNVHGGCLMTFADYCLFALSAPVLQGPGVTVSFASEFLDAAREGDLIECTGEVTRAGGSLIFVRGMLTSAERPLFSFSGTIKRTKRKAPAEKTA
- the purL gene encoding phosphoribosylformylglycinamidine synthase subunit PurL, with protein sequence MTAPKNDPKNEPQITPELVAAHGLKPDEYERILKLIGRVPTFTELGIFSAMWNEHCSYKSSRIHLRGLPTKAPWVIQGPGENAGVIDIGDGQAVVFKMESHNHPSYIEPYQGATTGVGGILRDVFTMGARPIACLNALSFGAPEHPKTRHLVSGVVAGVGGYGNSFGVPTVGGQVRFHTRYDGNILVNAMAVGLADADKIFYAAASGVNMPIVYLGSKTGRDGIHGASMASAEFDDASEEKRPTVQVGDPFAEKLLLEACLEIMEKGCVIAIQDMGAAGLTCSAVEMGAKGDLGVELDLSAVPTRETGMSAYEMMLSESQERMLMVLKPEKEKEAEAIFRKWGLDFAIVGYTTPTKRFVVKHGGDVMADLPIKELGDEAPVYDRPHVASNALPVIRGQDVKPPLGIAEALTRLIGTPELCSKRWVWEQYDHVILGNTMQRPGGDAAVVRIEDGPKGLALTVDVTPRYCEADPFEGGKQAVAEAWRNITAVGGRPLAITDNLNFGNPERPEIMGQFVGCLKGISEACRALDFPVVSGNVSLYNETNGRGILPTPSIGGVGLLDDFTKSATLAFKAAGEAILLVGDTHGWLGQSVYLRDVCGREEGAPPPVDLATEKRNGDVVRGMIRAGTATAVHDVSDGGLLIALAEMAIASGIGAQLLAAPSSIVPHAYWFGEDQARYIVTVPAAEAGLVLAKMKGAGVPCARIGTTGGEAIAVAGEPPVTIESLSRAFEHWLPNYMHGAAA
- a CDS encoding GlsB/YeaQ/YmgE family stress response membrane protein; translation: MNDPQVGWIAAIIVGGLAGWLAEMFMKTGTGIFMNIILGIVGAALANWLLGLLGVSLGGGWLSYLIAGFIGAVIIIFAWRAIRGAT
- a CDS encoding acyltransferase, translated to MKSIAHAAPAVDVQAAPKLHKRNVALDRARTFLTLVVLLHHAVIPYTYFGHTDPTSWIGFDCIVLATDSFFMAMFFFLSGLFVWPGLGNKPWLIFLRDRLLRLGLPFVICAFTVIPIAYYAIALRATPELTFSEFWRRTMIYGPWPSGPIWFVWVLMTFDLTASVLYRVSSRLLEPINRLSVKGFERPSKFWLFLVVVSAAFYLPMLVHYGQNYWFELGPFSVQASRVLLYASYFFIGAGIGSANFENGLLSAHGRLTERRWFWTGVTLVPYCLMWVMIYIKRGIIDNPDPLPGWYLASYGTFYVLFSASILFAILAYFLQSKAAGPTLLDRMQGDAYGMFLVHYPIVLWLQYWLFDMDLPAIAKAAIAFFATVALSWAATAVLRKIPGSRYVL
- a CDS encoding DUF1328 domain-containing protein, whose product is MTLLKWALIFLVVSIIAGLLGFTGISAASADIARFLFYVFVVIFLVLLILGLTIFRV
- a CDS encoding DUF427 domain-containing protein, producing MKLPGPDHPITITPNAKRIRVTADGVVIADTTHALTLKEASYPAVQYVPRQDANMELLTRTERTTHCPYKGDASYFSIKANGKTLDNAIWTYEEPFPAMTEIAGHLAFYPDKVKIEEVA
- a CDS encoding BolA family protein, which produces MPMDARDIESMIKAAIPDAEVTIRDLAGDGDHYAATVVSESFRGKSRVQQHQIVYQSLKGQMGGVLHALALQTGVPEG
- a CDS encoding low temperature requirement protein A, with translation MADNPRGAMFRVIVPNQHSRVTNAELFFDLVFVFAVTQLSHTLLHHFTPMGAVQVTVLFLAVWWVWVYTTWVTNWLNPDLTPVRLLLFVLMLGGLLLSTSIPTAFEGRGLWFAGTYAAMQVGRTAFWLLATPRRRTAVRHNAIRILTWLCGSAVLWILGGFAEHETRMWLWIAALAIEYVAPAVRFWTPGLGFSSMEAWSVEGGHMAERCAGFIIIALGEAIVVDGATFAELTWTPENVAAFISALVGSIAMWWIYFHKGAEAGSDMISRSEESGRVARIAYTYLHMPIVGGIILTAVADELVLKHPTGHSDLKTIVSSVGGPALFLVGTILFKYVIRNFLQLSHGVGIIALAITAYFAGEMSPLMLSIVTTVIMIVVAAWESISLRSSGEEE
- a CDS encoding DUF4345 domain-containing protein, coding for MGRRALQIATVVLALVPVLTGIITMLGVSDPLYASSGVPALPALDSNLRFFGGVWLGLGLALLWLVPRIESEGVLFRVVWGGIFLGGIGRLLSMVMVGLPPLPFVGFTALEVVGAPLFVYWQHRVATAGRR